A genomic stretch from Empedobacter stercoris includes:
- a CDS encoding helix-turn-helix domain-containing protein — translation MKRVVIYTCILLLLPFISKGHQIDSLSSKDNTYLIERLDALIQEKNHPNAMLYVQAYIRNAKKEKDKLNLFYAYKEGIFFSKELNIQLEYADSAIIIARKLKNKELVASALLSKGLAYYKAKYYRDALQNYLNADQELKYSKDQYLLHKVTFNMAMIKIKLHQYNQAEELLLKCKTFFKSKPENKDYQAYLLNTIYQLASLHQEVGNKAKAKELNQLGLNKSKLENNEFFHRYFTINKAIDEFLNDQFVTSIQLLSTKEDILIKTNDFNTLTKIYYYKAKAFDKLNNQQHKIIYFNKIDSIFNEYNFLEIKYRPIYENILEETLVASDTNRQLYVINQLLKMDELNYKLDAEMSQVVYKEYDTVQLLKLKEKILNKSQKLYYVLAACFTGIIVLIVGIVKTRNKNKHLIEKYNLFIEESAQSSYTERRISIKDEEDLNKEAFESLLLKFEEFERDREFLNPNITVVSLAKSFSTNTTYLSKCVNQYKGINFPSYINRLRIKFITDLLQEQPQYLNYSVGALGEIVGYMNPRQFSNVFYSETGLRPLDFIKIQKQKNNESI, via the coding sequence ATGAAAAGAGTTGTAATTTACACATGCATACTCTTACTACTACCATTTATATCAAAGGGTCATCAAATTGATTCTTTATCCTCAAAAGATAATACTTATTTAATCGAAAGATTGGATGCATTAATACAAGAAAAAAATCATCCAAATGCGATGCTATATGTGCAAGCGTATATAAGAAATGCTAAAAAAGAAAAGGATAAGCTAAATTTGTTTTACGCCTATAAAGAAGGAATCTTTTTTTCAAAGGAATTAAATATTCAATTAGAATATGCAGATAGTGCAATAATTATTGCACGAAAATTAAAAAACAAAGAATTAGTTGCATCAGCTTTATTATCAAAAGGATTAGCCTATTACAAAGCAAAATATTATAGAGACGCGTTGCAAAATTACTTAAATGCTGATCAGGAGTTAAAATATTCAAAAGACCAGTATTTATTACATAAAGTAACGTTTAACATGGCGATGATAAAAATAAAATTACATCAATATAACCAAGCAGAAGAATTGTTACTTAAATGTAAAACCTTTTTTAAATCAAAACCAGAGAACAAAGATTACCAAGCCTATTTATTAAATACAATATATCAATTAGCATCTCTCCATCAAGAAGTTGGTAACAAAGCAAAAGCGAAAGAATTGAATCAATTAGGATTAAATAAAAGCAAACTTGAAAATAACGAATTTTTCCATAGATACTTTACGATAAATAAAGCAATTGATGAGTTTTTAAATGATCAATTTGTGACGTCTATTCAATTATTATCAACTAAAGAAGATATTTTAATAAAAACGAATGATTTTAATACACTAACCAAAATTTATTACTACAAAGCAAAGGCATTTGATAAATTGAATAATCAACAACATAAAATAATATATTTTAACAAAATAGATAGTATTTTCAATGAATACAACTTCTTAGAAATTAAATATAGACCGATATACGAAAACATTTTAGAGGAAACATTGGTAGCTTCTGATACGAACAGACAACTATATGTAATCAATCAATTATTAAAAATGGATGAGTTAAATTATAAGCTAGATGCAGAAATGAGTCAAGTTGTATACAAAGAATATGACACAGTGCAATTGCTCAAATTAAAGGAAAAAATATTGAATAAGTCTCAAAAATTATATTACGTATTGGCAGCGTGTTTTACTGGAATAATAGTATTGATCGTAGGAATTGTAAAAACTAGAAATAAAAATAAACATTTAATCGAAAAGTACAATCTGTTTATTGAAGAATCTGCTCAATCAAGTTACACAGAACGGAGAATATCGATTAAAGATGAAGAGGATTTGAATAAAGAAGCATTTGAAAGTTTACTATTAAAATTTGAAGAATTTGAGCGGGACAGAGAATTTTTAAACCCTAATATAACAGTAGTAAGTTTGGCAAAATCATTTTCAACAAACACCACTTATTTATCAAAATGTGTCAATCAGTACAAAGGAATTAATTTTCCTTCTTACATCAATCGGTTGAGAATAAAATTTATTACTGATTTATTACAAGAACAACCACAATACCTTAATTATAGTGTAGGGGCATTAGGAGAAATAGTAGGTTATATGAATCCAAGACAATTTTCAAATGTATTTTACAGTGAAACAGGTTTACGACCTTTAGATTTTATAAAAATTCAAAAACAAAAAAATAACGAGAGTATATAA
- a CDS encoding DUF5675 family protein, with translation MTTIVVERTYYPNGTNGSLFLNDKFICYTIELPWKENEPRNSCIPEGYYAIQKRSSPKFGQHFLIANVPNRSLILIHPANNAKTELKGCIAPVTKLTGEGRGELSRKAFTKLKALVNDKLDRNQKVNVKIKNKEYDNS, from the coding sequence ATGACGACAATTGTAGTAGAACGAACGTATTATCCAAATGGTACAAATGGTAGCTTATTCCTTAACGATAAGTTTATTTGTTATACTATAGAGTTACCATGGAAAGAGAACGAACCACGCAATTCATGTATTCCAGAAGGATATTATGCAATCCAAAAGAGAAGCTCACCAAAATTTGGTCAACATTTTCTGATTGCAAATGTACCCAATCGTTCATTGATCTTAATTCATCCTGCCAATAATGCAAAAACAGAATTGAAGGGATGTATTGCTCCTGTAACAAAATTAACAGGTGAAGGGAGAGGAGAGTTATCAAGAAAAGCATTTACAAAACTTAAAGCTTTAGTAAATGATAAACTTGATCGTAATCAAAAAGTAAATGTAAAGATTAAAAATAAAGAATATGACAATTCTTAA
- the mnmE gene encoding tRNA uridine-5-carboxymethylaminomethyl(34) synthesis GTPase MnmE, with translation MLNNDTICALATANGMGAIAVIRISGPEAISKVAQIYQSKFNATKSLNEASSHTIHLGYVMDGDTIVDEALFSIFKNPHSYTGEDVVEISTHGSIYIQQKVLELLNKIGIRNANPGEYTFRAFWNGKMDLTQAEAVADLIASDSKASHEIAIKQMRGGFSNQIKDLREQMINFAALMELELDFSEEDVEFADRSQFYNLLNQLQSILKRLADSFAFGNVIKNGVPVAIVGAPNAGKSTLLNALLNEERAIVSDIEGTTRDTIEETIYIDGVGFRFIDTAGIREAGDSIERIGIEKTFEKIDNATIIIYLYDANITADNQIANQLDDLQRRGKILFNVANKIDVNNNESSISDAIKQEFKDVVHLEISAKDHYNIEALKENLIHQIKLKGSNQDDTIVTNSRHLEALQNTLSQIGKIKQGMDMGLPGDLLAMDIREALTYLGHITGEIDVDQDILGTIFGKFCIGK, from the coding sequence ATGCTAAACAACGATACAATTTGTGCATTGGCAACAGCCAATGGAATGGGCGCTATAGCGGTTATTCGTATTTCTGGACCAGAAGCAATTTCTAAAGTTGCTCAGATTTATCAATCAAAATTTAATGCTACTAAATCTTTGAATGAAGCTTCTTCTCATACTATACATTTGGGTTATGTGATGGACGGCGATACCATTGTTGATGAAGCGCTATTTTCTATTTTCAAAAATCCGCATTCTTATACAGGTGAAGATGTTGTCGAAATTTCGACACATGGCTCAATTTATATCCAACAAAAAGTATTAGAACTATTAAATAAAATTGGCATTCGTAATGCCAATCCAGGAGAATATACATTCCGCGCTTTTTGGAACGGCAAAATGGATTTAACACAAGCAGAAGCTGTGGCCGATTTGATTGCTTCGGACTCGAAAGCATCACACGAAATTGCCATCAAACAAATGCGTGGTGGTTTCTCGAATCAAATCAAAGATTTGAGAGAACAGATGATCAACTTTGCTGCTTTGATGGAATTGGAGTTGGATTTTTCTGAAGAAGACGTCGAATTTGCAGATCGATCGCAATTTTATAATTTATTAAACCAATTACAATCGATTCTTAAACGTTTAGCTGATTCTTTTGCATTTGGAAATGTGATTAAAAATGGAGTTCCTGTTGCTATTGTCGGAGCACCCAATGCAGGTAAATCTACTTTGTTGAATGCTTTATTAAACGAAGAACGTGCCATTGTTTCGGACATTGAAGGAACAACACGAGATACAATCGAGGAAACTATTTATATTGACGGTGTTGGATTTCGTTTCATTGATACCGCAGGGATTCGTGAAGCTGGTGACAGTATCGAACGTATTGGAATAGAAAAAACATTTGAAAAAATTGACAATGCAACAATTATCATTTATTTGTATGACGCGAATATTACAGCAGATAACCAAATTGCCAATCAATTAGATGATTTGCAACGACGTGGTAAAATTTTGTTTAATGTAGCGAATAAAATAGATGTAAACAATAACGAATCATCCATTTCTGATGCTATCAAACAGGAGTTTAAAGATGTTGTACATTTAGAAATTTCGGCAAAAGACCACTACAATATCGAGGCTTTAAAAGAAAATTTGATCCATCAAATCAAATTAAAAGGAAGCAATCAAGATGACACGATTGTAACCAATTCGCGTCACTTAGAAGCACTGCAAAATACACTTTCACAAATCGGAAAAATAAAACAAGGTATGGACATGGGACTTCCTGGCGATTTATTAGCCATGGATATTCGTGAAGCCTTAACTTATTTAGGTCATATTACAGGAGAAATAGATGTTGACCAAGATATTCTTGGGACGATATTTGGCAAGTTTTGCATTGGCAAATAA
- a CDS encoding SIMPL domain-containing protein, whose amino-acid sequence MNKFSVIVASILAVGLIAAACILGNAYKYKFKTTESINVTGNALKNFDADLVKWRATFSRKDFDLKVASDQLKTDQVIVKNFLISQGIKPNEIVFEAVNITKDFQYGSDSNGNSFSQFTGYNLSQDATIESKELDKIEKASREISNLISQGIELSSSSPNYYYSKLEDLKLELIAQASENAKQRAENIATKSGSSLGKLKQADLGIFQITGKNDNEEYSAGGSFNTISRQKTAQITVRASYNSK is encoded by the coding sequence ATGAATAAATTTTCAGTTATTGTCGCTTCTATTTTAGCCGTCGGATTAATTGCCGCAGCTTGTATTTTAGGAAATGCCTATAAATATAAATTCAAAACAACAGAATCCATTAATGTGACAGGAAATGCATTGAAAAACTTTGATGCTGATTTAGTCAAATGGCGAGCTACTTTTAGTCGAAAAGATTTTGATTTGAAAGTTGCATCGGATCAATTAAAAACTGATCAGGTCATTGTAAAAAACTTTCTCATTTCGCAAGGAATCAAACCAAATGAAATTGTATTTGAAGCGGTGAATATCACAAAAGATTTTCAATATGGAAGCGATTCTAATGGTAATTCTTTCAGTCAATTTACAGGCTACAATTTATCGCAAGACGCCACAATTGAGTCAAAAGAATTGGATAAAATTGAAAAAGCTTCGCGCGAAATCTCAAATTTAATTAGTCAAGGAATTGAATTAAGTTCTTCGAGTCCTAATTATTATTACTCAAAATTAGAAGATTTGAAATTAGAATTAATTGCACAGGCTTCTGAAAATGCGAAACAACGAGCTGAAAATATTGCTACAAAATCTGGATCGAGTTTAGGAAAATTAAAACAAGCCGATTTAGGAATTTTCCAGATTACAGGAAAAAATGACAATGAAGAATATTCGGCAGGTGGATCGTTTAATACAATTTCTCGACAAAAAACAGCTCAGATCACAGTGAGAGCGAGCTACAATTCGAAATAA